GCAGGACATTTCAGGGAAACGTTACCGATGTCCATAGAGCCGTGATCATTACCACTCACAATCTCTTCTTGCGGAATACCAAGTTCCATCAGATTTTGACTAAACGCAGCTGAGAATGCTTCATTGGTAACCATCTCGTCATAGGACGTTTCATAGTTGGATGTCACCAGCTTGCAACCTGTCTGGAGAGCAGAACCTTCAGCGATCTGAATCACACGTTCTGTGAGAATATTCAGTTCTTTGCGAGTTGCTGCCCGTACATAAAATTGCGCAGAAGCATAGTCAGGAATGATATTTGCTGCCTGACCTCCGTTGTTGATCACACCATGAATGCGCACGGTGCTTTTCACTTGTTGCCGGAATGCATTGATTCCGTTGAACGTTTGAATGACGGCATCAAGAGCATTAATACCTTCGTGCGGACTTGCAGCAGCATGTGAAGATCGGCCATGGAATTCAAATTGCACAGCATCAATAGCCAGCGAGCTGCCTGACTTCTCGTAGGCATAATATGGATGCGCCATGAGAGCGACATCACAGTCATCGAACAAACCTGCTTCAGCCATCGGAACTTTGGCACCACGTGTCTCTTCAGCGGGGGTACCAAACACTTTAATGGTTCCACCTACTTCATCCAGAATAGATTTTAGCCCAACAGCGGCCCCAAGACTCATCATACAGATCAGATGGTGACCACAAGCGTGACCGATCTCCGGCAAGGCGTCATATTCGCACAATAAAGCAATGGTAGGGCCTGGTTTGGCGGCTGAATAGGTTCCGATAAAGGCTGTCTCCAAACCGAGGATTGGAGCCTCTACAGTGAAACCGTGGAAGACCAGTTCTTCTTTCAAACGGGCAGAAGCGAGATACTCTTCATTTCCCAATTCGGGGTTGGCACCGATATATGATGAAATGGCTTTAAAACGGGAAGCATATTGATCAATAACCGTCAGAATTTGTGATTTGTTAGCTGTCATTAGTAAACTCCTTATGCAAAAATGAAAATAATTCATTGATTATATCATGTTTGCTTCATTTTTTCAGAAACAAGTCAAGATTTGTAATGTCAAAATGCATTGCATAATCATGCATTGTACTTTATAATGACTCAGTCATCAACATGAGAAGCATACAAAGTATTGTAAGGGGAGAGAACAAGGTTGAAATTAATAAGTCGTTACACCATGATGCTGTTGACCTTTGTTGTTCTACTGACAACTGCCGTTCCTGTGGCATTTGCAAGTGGGACTACAGACAATTCAAGCAGTAAAAAGCTGGTGCTCGGTACAAGTGCTGATTTTGCACCATACGAATTCCATAAAGTGATTAATGGCAAAGATGAAATCGTCGGCTTCGATATTGAGATCGCCAAAGAGATTGCCAAAGATCTTGGCGCTGAGCTTGTGATTGAGGATATGGGCTTCGACGGTCTTCTGCCTTCATTGCAGAGCGGGCGTGTTGATCTGGTGATTTCAGGTATGACGCCGACGGATGAGCGGAAGAAAAGTATCGATTTTTCCGACACCTATTATAAATCAAAACAAGTGATTATGGTTCGCAATGTGGATAAAGACAAATATCCAACCATGGCAGAACTTGAAAATGCGAAGATTGGCGTTCAGAAAGGCTCCATTCAGGAAACGATCGGACAGAGTATTCCAGGAGCGAAGCTTACTGCGCTGGATAAAATCTCGGATATCGTGCTTCAACTGCAAACAAAACGCATTGACGCGGCAATCGTTGAAGATACCGTTGCTGCAGGTTATCTGGACGATATCATTGGACTTGCTGCTGCTGTTCCGGACGAAGAGCAAGCAGAAGCGGCAATCGGGATTCGTAAAGGTAATACCGAGCTGCTAGCTGCAGTAAATGGAACACTGGAGCGACTGAAAAGCGAAGATAAAATCAATCAAATGGTGACGGATGCCAGCCTCTTGATGGCGGATAAAGCGAACAAATCACAAAATATTTTCCAAGTATTCTGGGAGTACAAAAGTTTCTATGCTACAGGTGTAGGATACACACTTCTGTTGTCTGCACTTGGGGTTATCTTCGGGGTAATTATAGGATTGATCATCTGTTTGTTCCGTTTGCATGACGCTGCAATCTTGCGCTGGATCGGTACTGCTTACGTTGAAGTGATCCGTGGCACACCGATGCTGGTACAATTGATGATTATTTACTATGGTTTTTCCCTGAGCTTTGGCATTAACTTCACTGCACTTCAGGCAGGTATCATTACACTTTCAATCAATAGTGGTGCCTATCTGGCGGAGATTTTCCGTGCAGGTATTCAAGGGGTGGATCGTGGCCAGTTGGAAGCAGCTCGCTCCCTCGGAATGGGCAGAGGTGCAGCAATGCGTTACATCATATTGCCACAGGCTTTCAAGGCCGTATTGCCGGCAATTGGTAATGAATTCATAACGATCATCAAGGAATCCTCCATTATCTCTGTTATCGGTATGGTGGACATTATGTATCAGGCAAGTGTGGTCAAAAACATTACGTATCAAGGCTTGAGTCCATTTTTGATTGCAGCAGCCATCTACTTTGTATTAACGTTTATTTTGTCCAAGCTGCTTGGACGACTGGAAAGGAAGTTGAGTGCAAGTGATAGACGTTAGACAATTACACAAATCTTATGGTAATAACGATGTGCTTAAGGGCATTAACGTGACGATTGGCAAAGGTGAGGTTGTCGTAGTCATCGGCCCTTCCGGTTCAGGTAAAAGTACTTTCTTACGTTGTCTGAACCTGTTGGAACAGCCTACCTCGGGTGAGATTGATTTTGAAGGTGTGTCAATCACCGATCCGAAGCACAACATTAATGCAACTCGGGAAAAAATGGGCATGGTGTTCCAGCATTTCAACCTGTTCCCACACAAAACGGTACAGCAAAACATTACGATTGCTCCGATTAAAGTGAAAAAACAATCCACTCAGGAAGCGGAGAAAATTGCTGCTGATCTGCTTAACACCGTGGGCTTGTACGATAAAAAAGATACATTCCCGAATCAGCTGTCCGGTGGACAGAAGCAGCGGATCGCCATTGCAAGAGCATTGGCCATGCAGCCGCATGTCATGCTGTTTGACGAGCCTACTTCGGCACTGGACCCCGAGATGGTCGGTGAAGTGTTGGATGTCATGAAACGTCTTGCAGAAGGCGGGATGACTATGGTCATTGTAACGCATGAAATGGGTTTTGCACGTGAAGTAGGAGACCGGATCCTGTTCATGGATGGCGGGGTTATTGTAGAAGAGGGAACACCTGATGAGGTGTTTGGAGCACCGAAAAATTCACGTACACGTGATTTTCTTGCCAAAGTACTCTAAATGAAAGTGATCAATAGCGTTACTGACTTCGAGTCGGTGACGCTATTTTTTTATGGTTAATAATCACGTATGGATTCGGAAAAGTAACTATTCTGTTACCAAATGTAAAGGAATCGGGTCGTCCAATATTTCTAAAGTATCCAGTACTCTTACATATGCTTACATGCTAAAAAACCATTTGGTAAGAATTACTACAAGTTCAGGTTACAAAATTGTGATATATTGAACTCTGCCGAAACTTCCGGACAGGGAGTGCGGGGGATGTAACGATGCAGATTGTGCAGGGGGAAGATCTACAGCACACTGCTTGGGGTGAATTAGGGGTACATAACGTTTCAAATGTAATGAAGAACCTATAGGGTGGGCTCCTCATCCGAATCCGACAACTAACTTCGCAGGCACAATGAGGGAGGAAGACCATGATTAACAAGAAACGTATAGCCAAAACAGCAGTAGCATTAATGACAACAGCAATGCTCATTCAAGCCGTTCCGGCTCACGCCGATTCAGTTCATGTGGCCAAAGAAGGGGATACCTTCTACACCTTATCAAAACAATATGGAGTAGCAATGAACACGTTGGTTAAAGCAAACAACGACATTTCACCTTACAACATTTATGGTGGTTTGAAAATTACGATTCCCGGTAAGGCAAACAATGTTGCTGCCGCGGCGACGGAGAGCAAGACCCAAGCCAAAACGGTTACCACAGCAAGCTTGGACGTTAACGCAGATAACAAAGTGGTTCAGGCCTGGGGTAAAACATTCGATTACAGCAAAGCTGTGAACGTAAAAGCAACGGCATACTCTGCTGATCCGTCTGAAAATGGAGGCTGGGGTGCAGTCGATTATTTCGGAAATGACCTTGAACTGGGCACGATTGCAGTTGATCCAAGTGTGATTCCACTCGGAACCAAAGTACTGGTAACTGGTCACAGCCATCCAGGATTGCCAAAACAGGCTTTTGTAGCCACAGCGCGTGATGTGGGCGGTGCAATCAAGGGTCATCGGATTGATATCTTTATCCCGGGTAGCAAACAGTCCGTAAGCACATTTGGTTTTCAGGATATCGAGCTGTACATTCTGAAATAGAGAGTAAATTACATTTAAAATGAATTCAAACAGGGTGTCTGCCAGTCGCTAATTTGCGATTGAACAGCACCCTTTTATGTTCTCATTTATTTGCTATCACGGTCATCCTAATTTTTGGCCTTTGGCAATCCCAACATCTCGTCCAAGGTGACCAGTTCATACCCTCGATTACGAAGTTCCTCAATGATTTCAGGCAAAGCCTCAATCGTGCCGTTCAGGTTTGATCCTACACCGCCTCCAGCATGTTGCAGAACGATGGATCCGGGTTTTACGGCAGACAGGATGTTATCTTTCACCTGTTCCTTTGAAAGGCCTTTCCAGTCCAGGGAGTCTACGTTCCAGTTCACAATGCTATAGTGTTGTTTGGCAGCCCATCTCAGCTGTTCTTCATTAATGTCTCCATAAGGCGGCCGAATCATCTTCGGCGTGTATCCCGCCAATCGTCGAATAATATCCCCGGTATGTAAAATTTGTTTGCGAAAGGCATTCATCGACAGCTTACTGAATTCAGGATGATTGTAGCTGTGATTACCAACCATATGCCCTTCCTTAACGATGCGTTTCACCAGATCCGGATGTTTCTCAGCACGACTACCCACGATGAAGAATGTAGCTCTGACATTGTATTTCTTCAATACATCCAGCACTTGTGGAGTAAACCGTGGATCAGGTACATCATCAAAAGTCAGTGCAACCTTCTTTGTTGAAGGACCATTGGTTTTGAACGTATCGGCATATTTTTGACGTAACTGTCCCAATGTCAGTTGTTCTTCTTCTGCAGAATCCGAACCTGATACTGATTCACTTGACGGGCTTGAAACATCACGCGATGAAACTGGAGCATGATATCCCCCTAGAAAAATAACGATAACCATCAGCATAATGAGGCGTACGCGCATCATAACGGCCTCCTTTTCCAAAATGACGTTCTCCTTGGTATGCCCGGGGGTTCCATAAAATATGCGCAGTGTGAGAAGTTTCATTGCGGATTTAGCTCATGACAGCCATAATTCCTCCATATATAACATATAGAAAAGGGTAGGTGGATAGGATATGAGTACATATGATTTGAAATCCATACGTTTACAGGTGATTGAAGCAGGAGAGGATAAGGTTTTTCTCGTTACCGGAGGAAAGGCGCATATTGGCGCTGTAGCTACGTTCTACGTGGATCATGAGCGCGTAAGCGGGACGACGGTACATATTCCCGGGCATAAAGAACAAGAGCTGTGTGAGCGGCTTGCCCGAAAGGCTGCCCTGCAGCTGAAAGTAACCGTTACGGTGATCATGGGTATTCATTTTGATTCCATCACACGGATGCAGATCGACGAAATCGTGCAGACTGCAGAGAGGTTGATGGAGGATCATCTGAACAAAGATAAACGATCTTCCTGACATAAGAACCATCGAATGTTTTGATTTTATTTGCTAAAATTGAAACGAGTTGTAGATTGTTACGTATGTATGTTTATATACGATGTAATATCGACTAGGAGGAATAACATAATGTCCATTTTCAAACGTTTGCGTGATCTAACCATGTCTAACATCAACGCCATTATTGACAAGGCGGAAGATCCAATCAAGATGACGGACCAATATATCCGTGACATGCAAGAGGATCTGGAAGATGCGGAGAAAGCAGTAGCTCAACAGATCGCCCATTGAGAAGAAATTCAAGCAGTTATTCGAAGAGCAGGAAGCTCTTGTGAAGAAACGTGAAGAGCAGGCGCATACGGCGGCACGTGCTCAGAATCTGGATTTGGCTCGACGTGCTCTGGAAGAGAAAAAGGCTGCTGAAGAGAAGATGGCTGAGTACAAAACCAGCTATGACCAAAACAAGGCTTCTGCAGATAACCTGCGTGGCAAGCTCGACGAGATGCGTAAGCAACTGACTCAAATGAAGAACAAACGCGAAACACTGGTAGCACGTTACAATGCAGCAAAAGCCCAAACGGAAATCAACAAAGCGTTGAATGGGTTTGGCTCTGATACTGCAAGTGCTGGTATGAAGCGTATGGAAGAGAAAATGATGCAGATGGAAGCACAGGCAGAAGCAAGTAACGAAATGTCTTCCAAAGGCAAGTCTTTGGATGAAGAGTTCGAGAAGTTGGGTAAAGATCAGGCTGTTGAAGACGAACTCGCAGCTTTGATGAAACAATACGATAATAAGAACTAATACCTTGGTTGTCAGCAGGGTTAACCAGCGGAGGAGAAGAGTATTTCTCCTTCGCTTTTAAATGCGGTTCATGTTGATATGTGGGGGCTGTGTAAATGGATTTGAATATTTTGGCGATGCTGGTCTGGACCGGATCTGGTTCGGTTTTGCTGTTTGTCTTGATGTATGTAGATTCACTGTTCACGAAATATAAGGATTTTGCTGAAGTCAAGGCTGGCAATATGGCTGTTACTACACGTATGGTTATGAAATTATTTGCACAAGGATATGTACTCGCTACATCCATTTCTACGGCTGGTCATCTTGGAGAAGCATTGTTGGTCTCCGTTGTATCCTTTATCATTTTGTTGATTCTGGAGAGTGTTGTACACTTTATGATTCGCAAATGGGCCAATCTGGATCTGGATACGGGAATTCAGCAAGGGAAGACAGGATACGGGTTGTTCTCTGGCGCTTTACATATCGTGGGCGCACTGATTATTGCAGCTTGTTTATAAGATAAGGAACAGGAGTAATTCTCATGAGTGTATGGAAACGAATTAAAGGAATACTAACAAAACCTGAACCACCGCAGGCAGAGAAAACGATGCTTCAGCTTGCACCTGGTGATATCTGCGAGGTTTCTCTGGTCACTTATGAAGTCGTTGGTCGGGTACAAAATCGCGCTCGAAATGCAGTTGTGCTCACGCTGCAGGATGGTACCGCATTTCGATATTTGCATATCGAAGAACGGGAACTCACACGTTACGCTCTATATACACCAATTGATGGCAGGCTTGATGCACCTGATGAGGTGCCGACATTGCTGGACCTGGATGGACGCGCATATCATCTGGAGGAAGAGTATGGAGGCATGGTATCAACGGCAGGTAGAACTCCATATGGCCAGGCTGGAGAACAATTGGTATGGCAGTATCAGTCGGATGATAATATGCTTCTTCGGGTGGAGTGGCAAGACAGAAGATTTACACTGTATGAGGGTGAGTCCATTCTTCCTGCGGATATCAAAGTAATTCGTTCGAGCTAGGAGAGGTTCCCAATGAAAAAACGCTTGGCACATGGATTAAAATTAATGCTGGTCCTCAGCCTTGTGATGTCTCTGTTGTCCGCGTGCGGAGCACCTTCTGTTCAGGACACATATCCGCTTGAATCGGTTAACGGCAGTGGTAACTCAACGTCCTATGTGTACCGGGCTTCAGATCGTACCGTTCCGGAAGTGGCTCAGGAATTGTCTGACCAAAGGCAACCGGATCAGATCTCGGCAGAGAACACAGAGCGTATGTTCCTCGTTTATCAGGACGAGTATTATCACCTGCAGCAAGACCCGAACAAGCCGGAGGATACCTTGGTTGAGGTGGACTCCAAGGAATATGTTCGGCAGAACTACGATTCATCTTTTTTACAAGGTTATCTGACCGCTACGTTAATCGGTAATCTGTTCGATTCTTTTGGCGGGCGAGGTTATGGCAACTATCGTGGATATACCAATAAAGATACGTATAAACCGAGTGCAGGATCTTATCGTGCACCAACAAGTAATGATAAGAAGCTTGCTCCACCCATTACTGTTGATCGGAAAGGTACGATTACAAGGCGCGGAAGCGATAAAGATTCAAGCGTGGGATCTGGCGGAGGATTATTCAACCGCAACAAGGATCAGAGCAAGGGAACCATTGATCGCAACAAGAGCAGTGGTGGGTTGTTTGATTCACCTAAGAAATCCTACAAAAAACCGAAAACCAGAGTGGGCGGCGGCCGAATTAAGAGGCGAAGATAATAAACATCTAATCATAAGGATGGCTGCCAATCGCATAGTTCATTTAAGAACAGTGACAAGGGAAGGCGGATTCACCTCGCCGGCACATGACCTTGGAGCTGTTCTTTTTGGTTTACGATTTGCGAACATGATTGGACTTGCGTACACGGGGAATCGTTGAAGCAGGCTGTTTGCGAATCCAGCGGATAAATGGAATCATTCGTTCATCTTGTCTCAAGGATTGCAGATCAGTGAGACCAAGGGTTACAATTTCACGATTCGTGTATAGCGAATGAATCTGTTTGTGACAGGGGATGCACAGGTTGGCTATTGGCAGAAATGTTCCGCCCATTTCTTTGGGTGTCAGATGATGAACGGTTGTATTCACAGGTTCTCTTCCGCATAATTCACATCGATTACTCATGATCATCGCCTCCCTTAGTCAATTATATTATGGGCAGACAAGATGCCTTTCATGTTGAATATAGATCAAGGGATGTTACACCTGTAAGAAATAAGATTTTGTCACAGGATTCAATAAGTGATGTACTTGTTATCTTACAGCATTCGGGCTACACTTTCTTAAAAGATGATATGTCTCTAGGAGGTAAGAATACTTTTGAAAATGAACTCACATTCACATGATATGACAACTGCCAAATTCAATCGAACAGCTGTACAGGTACCGGATGCCCAAGCCAAAATAGCTGCAAGAGTTACTGTAGGCTCCATAGAGAAAGTTCACCTTGAATCTGCTCATGGCCGCACACTTGCAGAGACGATTCAGGCACCTCATCCATATCCATTCTTCCGGAGATCGGGTATGGATGGATTCGCGATTATAAGTACAGATACCATAGATGCATCGAGTGATCATCAAGTTTGGTTTCGAGTAATTGATGAAATTCCTTGCGGCTACACCTCGGATCACACCATTGTTTCAGGTACAACGGCTCGCATCATGACGGGTGCACAGGTACCGGAAGGTGCGGATGCGGTAGTCATGATGGAGATGACCGAGAGCAAGGTGGAGGACGGAGAACAATGGATTGCATTGAAACGGCACATATTGTCGGGTGCTAACATCACCCCAATTGGACTGGAAGTCCAAGAGGGACAGCAACTGCTCGAAGCAGGAACGATCATCAGGGCAGGAGAGCAGTCCGTGTTAGCTACTTTTGGCATAGCAGAAGTTCCCGTATTTCAACGTCCAAAAGTGGCGATATTCGCAACGGGCACGGAATTGCTAGATGTAGATGAGCCATTACAACCAGGTCGGATTCGGAATAGCAACAGTTACATGCTGCGCTCTCTGGTTGTTGAAGCAGGTGGAGAGCCGGTGATGTACGGTTCTATTGCAGACGATGTGAATACGGCAAGGGCCAAACTGGAAGAAGCCATTCAAGATAATGATATCGTGGTGACCACAGGCGGTGTATCCGTCGGGGATTATGATATTATGGGCGAACTTGTGTTGGAAGAACATGTGGAGATGTTGTTTAACAAAGTGACGATGCGACCAGGCAGTGTGACCACAGCTGCTGTATATAAAGATAAATTGCTTTTTGCACTTTCGGGTAACCCGGGGGCTTGTTTTGTAGGTTTTGGTCTGTTTGTTCGTCCAACCATTCGTTCCATGCAGGCGGATGCTCATCCTTATTTGGAAGAATGGACTGCGATCTTGGAAGAAGAATACACCAAAGTTAATAATTTTACACGGTTCGTACGTGGACGCACAGAGATCCGCAATGGCATGGTGTACGCGATACCGGCTGCTGCCCGTGTAGATGAATCCAGCGTGATGATTACGATTAAGGACAGTGATTGCCTGATTGTTGTTCCACCTGAGAAAAAAGGTATTCCTGCGGGTGAGCAGGTACGTATTATCAAACTGCCCTCAGGCCATGTGAGGTAGTGGGTAGATGACTACAATGAGTGAAAACAAACCTCATATCATACAGATTGTTGGATACAAAAACACGGGCAAGACAACCTTGACAGCCGCGCTGATCGGGCACTTTTCTTCCTTAGGACTTAAGGTAGCGGCGATTAAGCATGATGGACATGACCATTTCGAGATGGATCAAGAAGGAACGGATTCGTATCAATTTGGGGAGGCGGGGGCCTCGGCGGTGGTTGTCATATCAGAGAAACGTACTGCGATTATGGAGCGACAGGCAACCAAGCTGGAGGATATGCTGAGCTATCTGTCCGGGTATGATTGGATAGTCATTGAAGGATTCAAGGACGCTTCTTATCCCAAATTCGTGATGGTTCGAGAAGAGAAAGATCTGACCTTGGTTAATCAGCTTGAAGGGGTAGTAGGTATGATCTCATGGCTACCTTCAGAGCAGTTTATAGAGCAGAGCACCGTAAGCAGAGATATAACATGGTACTCGGTTCATGAAACGGAGGATATAGCCAAAGCGTTGTTACAGATGGGTAAGAGCAAGTGTAGGCAGAATGGCGAAGTCGAATCGTAGAAATGTTAAGACACGGGACATAATGGTCTCTATACATGATTGAATGTACAGTGAGCGTGATTGATCGCTTTAGGTTATAACGTAATTTTTATTATGTAAACTAAAATCATTTCTGCTTATGCTCTTATCTTTGAATGATGCAAAAAACAAAAAAAGCAGCAGGCTTTTCTCGGATCGAAATCCTTGATACGGCTTGCTGCTTTTATGTTGTTCGGGATGTTACATCCCATCGTCGGTACGACGTTCGATGGCTTCGGACATCGTTTTGTCGGTAAGGTGAGCATAGATCTCGGTCGTTTCCGTAGAAGCGTGTCCAAGTTGCTCTTTTGTTTTGTAAATATCATTTTGCAGATAATAGTCGGTTGCGAATGAATGACGTAATTTGTGCACGGTCAAGTATGGTTTGCCAAAGCGCTTGGCGTATTTCATAATCATGGCCTGGATCGCTCTTTTGGTCATTCGACTGCCCTCTGAATCTCCGTTACGCAAAGCAATGAACAGACCTTTCTCCCGCTTGGGCGTACGGTAACGTGATTGCCGCAGGTTCATATAAGTCGCGAGTTCGTCCTTAGCCTGTTCCCTGAAATAAACGGGTGTTTTGTACGTCTCATCATTGTTACCTTTGCGGTAAACATACAGGAGTTTGTTGTTCAGGTCGAGGTCATCGACGTTCAGGTTAACAACTTCCGACACCCGTAAACCTGAATTGAGAATCAGGCTGGCAATACAGGCGTCCCGTTCTTTGTTGAGCTCATGGGAATACAGTGCCTGTTTGTTCTTCTCCATATCAACAGCGTAACCTTCAAGGATATAGCCGATAAATTCCAGCAGTTCCTCTTCCTCCAGAATTTTACCTTTGAGTTTGGCAGCGGTGTCCTTGGGTTTATGGGTACGCTTGATCTCGATTTTGGCCATAATGTTCCGCTTTAGCAAAGGATAAAAGTCTTCATCTTCCGCAATCTGGCTCAGGTAATGGAAAAGGGAGCGAAGGGAAGAGAGTTTGCGAGAGACGGTAATTCTGGAATTGGTTCCTTCCCGTTTGGTTGTGAGAAATAACCGATAGGCGGTAACCGAATCCATGCGAAGGACTTCCAGTTCAGTCAACGTAACTTCTTTATTAGAGCTTGCCTCGGACAGTCCTTCTGCTCGCAACCATCCGAAGAAAGCTTCGTAATCTCTCAGATATTCGAGCAGGGTAGAGGGGGACAGGTCAGGCAGCTTGTAGTCCATGAATTGCTGAACGAACCAAGGCATGGAAGGTAGTTTTTCATCCAGCTTGCGTCGATCAATCTCTTTTTGCACGTTGGTCAAGTTCGACACCTCCATGTGAAAAACATATAAAATTAATATCAATTTAATAGTATTCTATGCTCTAGTGTACCATAATTTACATGCTCACAGCTTGTTCACCAAAGCAGGCAGTAAGTAGGGTATGCTTCCTTGCCCTTCGGCGCGTAAACCTTTAAAGTAATTAGTATACGTAAAGCAGAGGAGGTGAACCGGATGAATATGAAAATAGAACTGGTTCCCCGGGAACGCAGTCAGGTGATTCGGCATTTAATGCAATTTTATCTATATGATTTTACCAAATACCTGAATATTGATGTGGATAGTAACGGCATTTTTCCGGAATATCCCGGTCTGGAGGCATTCTGGACAGAGGAGGACCGCAAGTTTCCTTTTTTGATTACAAGTGATGGGGCACCTGCAGGGTTTGCTCTGGTGGAGAAATTGGAGCCTGGAAGTAAGGATAATGACTACTATTTGACTGAGTTTTTTGTGATGCAAAAATATCGGCGCAGTGGAGTGGGCACTCGAGCAGCCTATGAGCTGTTTAAACGTTTTCCAGGAAGATGGAAAGTGACCCAAGTTCGTAACAATGTTATTGCGCAGGCGTTCTGGCGAAAAATTATAGGGGAATATACGGGAGGACGCTTTCGAGAAAAGTTCCATCCGGAACTAGGCAATCCAAGCCAGTATTTTGTAACCTGAATCCCATCAGGGTTTACCTACATATAAAGCATTTGCATGATTGCGATATAAGTTGAACTAATCATTTACACGATAACGGAGAGGACAGAAAAAACCTGAAAAAGCGAAGCGTTCGCCTTTATCCCCGGATTTTCCCCTTCAGAAAAGGGAATCAAAAAATCTGGGGATAACAGCGATTGGAAGGTTATTCTGTCATCGTAGTGTCAGTGTAAATAATCTTTAGTTCAACTTATAAATCTAATGAAGGAGTGAGTGACATGAACGTACCCAAATTCCATCTCGATGGACAGACAGCACTGGTGACAGGCGCGGGGAGAGGGATCGGAAAAGCAATTGCGATTGGACTTGCCCAGTCAGGCAGTGACGTTGTACTTGTATCCCGAACGATGAAAGAAATTGAGGAGACAGCCGCCTACATCTATGAACAGACAGGGCGTAAAGCGCTCGCTCTGACTGCGGATGTGACATCAAAAGAACAAATGGAAGAGACGTTTCAAGAGGCAATCTCGGAGATGGGTAGTCTGGACATTCTGGTGAATAACGCAGGTATGAACATACGGACTCCAGCACTT
The nucleotide sequence above comes from Paenibacillus sp. W2I17. Encoded proteins:
- a CDS encoding M20 family metallopeptidase, yielding MTANKSQILTVIDQYASRFKAISSYIGANPELGNEEYLASARLKEELVFHGFTVEAPILGLETAFIGTYSAAKPGPTIALLCEYDALPEIGHACGHHLICMMSLGAAVGLKSILDEVGGTIKVFGTPAEETRGAKVPMAEAGLFDDCDVALMAHPYYAYEKSGSSLAIDAVQFEFHGRSSHAAASPHEGINALDAVIQTFNGINAFRQQVKSTVRIHGVINNGGQAANIIPDYASAQFYVRAATRKELNILTERVIQIAEGSALQTGCKLVTSNYETSYDEMVTNEAFSAAFSQNLMELGIPQEEIVSGNDHGSMDIGNVSLKCPAIHPYIRVVDEVHTLHSIAFRDLALQERALDGMILGAKALATTAYDVLSQPELLQTIRTEFEQAIR
- a CDS encoding ABC transporter permease subunit (The N-terminal region of this protein, as described by TIGR01726, is a three transmembrane segment that identifies a subfamily of ABC transporter permease subunits, which specificities that include histidine, arginine, glutamine, glutamate, L-cystine (sic), the opines (in Agrobacterium) octopine and nopaline, etc.), producing the protein MKLISRYTMMLLTFVVLLTTAVPVAFASGTTDNSSSKKLVLGTSADFAPYEFHKVINGKDEIVGFDIEIAKEIAKDLGAELVIEDMGFDGLLPSLQSGRVDLVISGMTPTDERKKSIDFSDTYYKSKQVIMVRNVDKDKYPTMAELENAKIGVQKGSIQETIGQSIPGAKLTALDKISDIVLQLQTKRIDAAIVEDTVAAGYLDDIIGLAAAVPDEEQAEAAIGIRKGNTELLAAVNGTLERLKSEDKINQMVTDASLLMADKANKSQNIFQVFWEYKSFYATGVGYTLLLSALGVIFGVIIGLIICLFRLHDAAILRWIGTAYVEVIRGTPMLVQLMIIYYGFSLSFGINFTALQAGIITLSINSGAYLAEIFRAGIQGVDRGQLEAARSLGMGRGAAMRYIILPQAFKAVLPAIGNEFITIIKESSIISVIGMVDIMYQASVVKNITYQGLSPFLIAAAIYFVLTFILSKLLGRLERKLSASDRR
- a CDS encoding amino acid ABC transporter ATP-binding protein translates to MIDVRQLHKSYGNNDVLKGINVTIGKGEVVVVIGPSGSGKSTFLRCLNLLEQPTSGEIDFEGVSITDPKHNINATREKMGMVFQHFNLFPHKTVQQNITIAPIKVKKQSTQEAEKIAADLLNTVGLYDKKDTFPNQLSGGQKQRIAIARALAMQPHVMLFDEPTSALDPEMVGEVLDVMKRLAEGGMTMVIVTHEMGFAREVGDRILFMDGGVIVEEGTPDEVFGAPKNSRTRDFLAKVL
- a CDS encoding 3D domain-containing protein, whose product is MINKKRIAKTAVALMTTAMLIQAVPAHADSVHVAKEGDTFYTLSKQYGVAMNTLVKANNDISPYNIYGGLKITIPGKANNVAAAATESKTQAKTVTTASLDVNADNKVVQAWGKTFDYSKAVNVKATAYSADPSENGGWGAVDYFGNDLELGTIAVDPSVIPLGTKVLVTGHSHPGLPKQAFVATARDVGGAIKGHRIDIFIPGSKQSVSTFGFQDIELYILK
- a CDS encoding polysaccharide deacetylase family protein — protein: MRVRLIMLMVIVIFLGGYHAPVSSRDVSSPSSESVSGSDSAEEEQLTLGQLRQKYADTFKTNGPSTKKVALTFDDVPDPRFTPQVLDVLKKYNVRATFFIVGSRAEKHPDLVKRIVKEGHMVGNHSYNHPEFSKLSMNAFRKQILHTGDIIRRLAGYTPKMIRPPYGDINEEQLRWAAKQHYSIVNWNVDSLDWKGLSKEQVKDNILSAVKPGSIVLQHAGGGVGSNLNGTIEALPEIIEELRNRGYELVTLDEMLGLPKAKN
- a CDS encoding DUF350 domain-containing protein; this encodes MDLNILAMLVWTGSGSVLLFVLMYVDSLFTKYKDFAEVKAGNMAVTTRMVMKLFAQGYVLATSISTAGHLGEALLVSVVSFIILLILESVVHFMIRKWANLDLDTGIQQGKTGYGLFSGALHIVGALIIAACL
- a CDS encoding DUF4178 domain-containing protein — translated: MSVWKRIKGILTKPEPPQAEKTMLQLAPGDICEVSLVTYEVVGRVQNRARNAVVLTLQDGTAFRYLHIEERELTRYALYTPIDGRLDAPDEVPTLLDLDGRAYHLEEEYGGMVSTAGRTPYGQAGEQLVWQYQSDDNMLLRVEWQDRRFTLYEGESILPADIKVIRSS